One Tepidanaerobacter syntrophicus DNA segment encodes these proteins:
- a CDS encoding helix-turn-helix domain-containing protein encodes MQNIDIGNIIRKLRIEKEMTQKQLADKMNISDKTISKWERGLGCPDVSLLPELADILGVNIGKLLSGNLTPNDFVGGNMKKVKYYVCPVCHNISLCTGDAEVSCCGRKIDEQEMQKAKNDEKLSVEVIEDDWYVTTDHPMDKEHYISFIAFATGDRVQIIKQYPEWDIQLRIPKRGHGMLIWYCTRHGLFHQLI; translated from the coding sequence ATGCAAAATATAGATATTGGCAATATTATTCGTAAATTACGGATAGAAAAAGAAATGACGCAAAAACAGCTTGCGGATAAAATGAATATAAGCGATAAGACTATTTCCAAATGGGAACGCGGTCTAGGGTGTCCCGATGTTTCTTTGCTCCCTGAACTGGCTGATATCTTGGGAGTGAATATAGGTAAACTTTTAAGCGGTAATTTGACGCCTAATGACTTTGTGGGAGGAAATATGAAAAAGGTAAAATATTATGTATGCCCTGTGTGCCATAACATTTCGCTATGTACAGGTGATGCGGAGGTATCGTGCTGTGGCAGGAAAATCGATGAACAGGAGATGCAGAAGGCTAAAAATGATGAGAAGCTTTCTGTAGAAGTAATTGAGGATGACTGGTATGTTACAACAGATCATCCGATGGACAAGGAACATTATATATCATTTATAGCATTTGCAACTGGTGACCGCGTGCAGATTATCAAGCAATATCCCGAATGGGATATACAGCTTCGGATACCCAAGAGAGGTCATGGAATGCTCATTTGGTACTGCACGAGACACGGATTGTTTCATCAGTTAATATAA
- a CDS encoding DUF1847 domain-containing protein → MYTCAMCSNRSCKTGELDKTPINCPCSDEEQERIKELYQKDDNKKLAYCSALTEAEGYCKKTRLEEIEDFANKCGYKKLGVAFCTGLSKEAKTLCQILRHNGFEVDSVICKNGSIPKEFLGIKESQKVRPGTYEPMCNPIGQAVFLNKAQTQLNIILGLCVGHDSLFIKYSNAPVTVFAVKDRVLAHNPLGALYLADGYYKNKLYNQ, encoded by the coding sequence ATGTATACGTGTGCTATGTGCAGCAATCGAAGCTGCAAGACAGGGGAACTTGATAAAACACCTATAAATTGTCCGTGCAGCGATGAAGAGCAGGAAAGAATCAAGGAACTATATCAAAAAGATGACAATAAAAAACTTGCGTACTGCTCCGCACTGACAGAAGCGGAAGGCTATTGCAAAAAAACAAGACTGGAAGAAATTGAAGATTTTGCAAACAAATGTGGTTATAAAAAATTAGGGGTGGCTTTTTGTACGGGGCTTTCAAAAGAGGCAAAAACACTTTGCCAAATTCTGAGGCACAACGGTTTTGAAGTAGACTCTGTTATATGCAAAAATGGAAGTATTCCAAAAGAGTTCTTAGGTATCAAAGAAAGCCAAAAAGTTCGCCCGGGTACATATGAGCCGATGTGCAATCCAATCGGTCAGGCAGTATTTTTAAACAAAGCTCAAACACAGTTAAATATCATACTGGGATTATGCGTTGGCCATGACTCCCTGTTCATAAAATATTCTAACGCACCTGTTACTGTTTTTGCTGTAAAAGATCGGGTTTTAGCACATAACCCGCTAGGTGCATTGTACCTGGCAGATGGCTATTACAAAAATAAATTATATAATCAGTAA
- a CDS encoding heavy metal translocating P-type ATPase has product MLKKEVILEGLDCANCAAKMEKEISGLEGVEFAAVDFVSKKLTLEISPKVNRSELNEKIEGIVKKIEPDVKVIFEENNSKTKINENNEEEEEGVNKKEIIRLVVGGAIFAVGIIFNFQNWLELTLFIISYIIVGGEVVLRAIKGIARGQVFSEHFLMSIATIGAFFVGEYPEGVAVMLFYLVGELFQDIAVGHSRKSISALMDIRPDYANLKVGDEIRKVSPEEVNIGDIIIVKPGEKVPLDGKVIEGNSMVDTAALTGESVPRELGPGDDALSGFINKNGVLTIEVTKDFGDSTVSKILDLVQNASSRKAPTEKFITKFARFYTPIVVFGALALAIIPPLVIPGATFSTWIYRALVFLVISCPCALVISIPLGFFGGIGGASKRGILVKGSNYLDALNNVETVVFDKTGTLTKGIFEVVDVNPQADFTDEELIEYAAFAESHSSHPIALSILKAYNKDVDITKIEDYEEIAGHGIRAKVGGKEILVGNSKLMNKENIKYQEVETLGTIVHVAVDKKYAGNIVISDAVKEDSADAIKGLKALGVRNTVMLTGDSKAVGEKIATQLGIDKVYTELLPADKVEKIEALDAKKSHKGKIVFVGDGINDAPVLVRADIGMAMGGLGSDAAIEAADIVIMTDEPSKIVTAIKVAKRTRKIVMQNIVFALGVKAIFLALGAVGVATMWEAVFADVGVAIIAILNAMRVMNTKSI; this is encoded by the coding sequence ATGTTAAAGAAGGAAGTAATTTTAGAAGGTTTAGATTGCGCAAATTGTGCAGCTAAAATGGAAAAAGAAATAAGCGGTCTAGAAGGAGTTGAATTTGCTGCAGTAGATTTTGTTTCGAAGAAACTAACACTGGAAATAAGTCCGAAAGTCAACCGCTCTGAGTTAAATGAGAAGATTGAAGGCATAGTAAAGAAAATAGAGCCAGATGTAAAGGTCATTTTTGAGGAGAATAACTCCAAGACCAAAATAAACGAAAATAACGAAGAGGAAGAAGAAGGTGTCAACAAAAAAGAAATCATAAGACTTGTGGTCGGTGGAGCAATATTTGCCGTGGGAATCATCTTTAATTTCCAAAATTGGCTTGAGCTTACCTTGTTTATTATTAGTTATATCATAGTTGGTGGAGAGGTTGTCTTAAGAGCAATAAAAGGTATTGCCCGCGGTCAGGTATTCAGTGAGCATTTTTTGATGAGTATTGCTACCATTGGTGCTTTCTTCGTTGGAGAGTATCCAGAAGGTGTAGCAGTTATGCTGTTCTATCTGGTAGGTGAATTGTTTCAGGATATAGCTGTAGGTCACTCCAGAAAATCAATAAGTGCTTTGATGGATATTCGTCCTGACTATGCAAATCTTAAAGTTGGCGATGAGATCAGGAAAGTATCTCCTGAAGAGGTAAACATAGGTGACATCATTATTGTTAAACCAGGAGAAAAAGTTCCCCTCGATGGCAAGGTTATAGAAGGAAACTCAATGGTTGACACTGCAGCGTTAACAGGGGAATCTGTTCCTCGTGAACTCGGGCCAGGAGACGATGCATTGAGCGGATTCATTAATAAAAATGGCGTTTTGACAATAGAGGTAACAAAGGATTTTGGTGATTCAACTGTATCTAAAATTTTGGATCTGGTTCAGAATGCCAGCAGTAGGAAGGCTCCTACAGAAAAATTTATAACAAAATTTGCCCGTTTCTATACTCCGATTGTAGTCTTTGGAGCATTAGCCTTAGCAATCATACCTCCATTGGTGATCCCCGGTGCAACTTTCTCTACATGGATATATCGAGCCTTAGTGTTCTTAGTTATATCTTGTCCATGTGCGTTAGTGATTTCAATACCATTGGGCTTCTTCGGAGGGATTGGCGGAGCGTCTAAGCGGGGGATATTAGTAAAAGGCAGCAACTATCTTGATGCGTTGAACAATGTGGAAACAGTTGTTTTCGATAAGACAGGTACTTTAACTAAAGGTATATTTGAGGTTGTGGATGTTAACCCCCAAGCCGATTTTACTGATGAGGAATTGATTGAATATGCGGCATTTGCTGAAAGTCACTCAAGTCATCCAATTGCACTATCCATTTTGAAAGCCTATAACAAAGATGTCGATATTACTAAAATTGAAGACTATGAGGAAATTGCAGGTCATGGGATTCGGGCTAAAGTTGGTGGTAAAGAGATTCTTGTCGGAAACAGCAAACTGATGAATAAAGAAAACATTAAATATCAGGAAGTTGAGACTCTAGGTACAATAGTACATGTTGCAGTAGACAAGAAATATGCAGGCAATATTGTAATCTCTGACGCAGTGAAGGAAGATTCAGCTGATGCGATTAAAGGATTGAAGGCATTAGGTGTTAGAAATACTGTTATGCTTACTGGTGATTCGAAGGCAGTTGGGGAAAAAATAGCAACCCAACTTGGAATTGACAAGGTGTATACTGAATTGTTACCGGCCGACAAGGTAGAAAAAATTGAGGCTCTGGATGCTAAGAAATCTCATAAGGGGAAAATTGTATTTGTTGGAGATGGTATCAATGATGCACCAGTACTTGTGAGAGCTGATATTGGCATGGCAATGGGCGGCTTGGGGTCTGATGCTGCAATTGAAGCAGCTGATATAGTTATCATGACGGATGAACCATCAAAAATTGTCACTGCAATTAAAGTAGCAAAAAGGACTAGGAAAATTGTGATGCAAAACATTGTGTTTGCATTAGGGGTTAAAGCCATATTCCTTGCACTTGGTGCGGTGGGAGTTGCAACTATGTGGGAAGCTGTATTCGCTGACGTGGGTGTGGCAATAATCGCAATATTAAATGCAATGAGGGTAATGAATACAAAAAGTATATAG
- a CDS encoding GGDEF domain-containing protein, giving the protein MEDRIDFFNKMYDIVRLVDPLKKRVVEYKGSLEATHDEICYSYWKRDEICDNCISIRAYLDKKCYQKLEQLPNTIMMVTAFSIENLETPLVLELLKNVTETMMVGTGNYLEGQLLHDLITKLNGLAVKDELTDIYNRRYINERLPADIVRAVIENSPLSIIFLDIDNFKDINDTYGHEFGDKAITEVTGAIMKCIRAGNDWASRYGGDEFLVCLNRTSEVEAYKIAERIRHGISELTISPQNKIKLTASLGVYTMNGPKLTAAELISCADKRMFEAKQQGGNCTKWTD; this is encoded by the coding sequence TTGGAAGACAGAATAGATTTTTTTAATAAAATGTATGACATTGTAAGGCTTGTAGATCCTTTAAAAAAGAGAGTGGTTGAATATAAAGGATCTCTTGAAGCTACTCATGACGAAATATGTTATTCATATTGGAAGAGAGATGAGATTTGCGATAACTGTATATCAATTAGAGCTTATCTTGATAAAAAATGCTATCAAAAACTTGAGCAATTGCCGAACACCATTATGATGGTGACCGCATTTTCTATCGAAAATCTCGAAACACCTCTTGTATTAGAATTGCTTAAGAATGTTACAGAAACTATGATGGTGGGCACCGGAAATTATTTAGAAGGACAATTGCTCCATGATCTGATTACAAAACTCAACGGCCTTGCGGTAAAAGACGAGCTGACAGATATTTATAATCGGCGGTATATAAACGAGCGCCTGCCGGCAGATATTGTAAGGGCAGTAATTGAAAACAGTCCTTTGTCGATTATATTTTTAGACATCGACAACTTTAAAGACATAAACGATACTTATGGTCATGAATTTGGAGATAAAGCAATTACAGAGGTGACCGGAGCGATAATGAAATGCATTCGAGCCGGCAATGACTGGGCATCCCGCTATGGGGGCGATGAATTCCTTGTATGCTTAAATAGAACATCCGAGGTCGAAGCTTATAAGATTGCCGAAAGAATTCGCCACGGCATTTCAGAACTTACAATATCTCCTCAAAATAAAATAAAGCTTACTGCGTCTTTGGGAGTGTATACAATGAATGGTCCGAAACTTACAGCGGCAGAACTGATTTCTTGCGCCGATAAAAGAATGTTCGAAGCTAAACAGCAAGGAGGCAACTGCACTAAATGGACAGATTGA
- a CDS encoding GGDEF domain-containing protein — MIAFDLTHTLLFNIGVNTFSCIITLIILYSYKRNFADTYDARLLCKIEALILLILLADIGMWILNGKSGQLMRALNYTDNILYFLMQIAVAFYWLRYAYYRTFRQNFARKKEIFWVIIPFILLSIIVITSPLNGWCFYLDDANYYHRGVLSAPMSVVILAYLLSISAIALTQYKKEVFSDRKKELLTIAFFVVPPFIGGTIQTVFYGISMIWPCTVISSLLVLLDKESQAISQDSLTRLNNRRNMERHLATYEDGKNRAVTLIVLDINDFKYINDRYGHASGDMALMQTANLLREMFNGTSTFLARYGGDEFVIIMQQGEEGAAGQVIRKIKNNFADFNESRQFPFQLSVSAGYAISSIKGVNRTANLFKEADENMYHDKTLYHREEQT; from the coding sequence ATGATTGCATTTGACTTAACGCATACACTTTTATTTAATATTGGTGTTAATACTTTTTCTTGCATCATAACTTTAATAATTCTTTACAGCTACAAAAGAAATTTTGCCGACACTTATGATGCGAGGCTGCTGTGTAAGATTGAAGCATTAATTTTGCTGATTTTATTAGCCGATATAGGCATGTGGATACTAAATGGCAAAAGCGGACAGCTTATGCGCGCCTTAAATTATACAGATAACATTTTATATTTTTTGATGCAAATTGCCGTTGCTTTTTATTGGCTAAGGTATGCATACTACCGAACATTTAGGCAAAATTTTGCAAGGAAAAAAGAGATCTTCTGGGTAATTATACCTTTTATACTTTTAAGTATCATTGTTATTACCTCTCCCCTTAATGGCTGGTGTTTCTACCTGGATGATGCTAATTACTATCATCGCGGAGTATTGTCTGCTCCCATGTCTGTTGTTATACTTGCATATCTGCTGTCAATATCTGCAATCGCCTTGACACAGTATAAAAAAGAGGTATTCAGCGACCGCAAAAAAGAACTTTTGACTATTGCTTTTTTTGTAGTGCCTCCATTTATCGGTGGGACAATACAGACAGTGTTTTACGGAATTAGCATGATATGGCCTTGCACGGTCATCTCCAGCCTATTGGTTTTACTTGACAAGGAAAGCCAAGCAATATCTCAGGATTCACTTACTCGCCTTAATAACCGCAGAAATATGGAGAGACATCTTGCGACATATGAAGACGGGAAAAATCGTGCCGTGACCCTGATCGTATTAGATATCAATGATTTTAAGTATATTAATGATCGATATGGCCACGCTTCAGGCGATATGGCGTTGATGCAGACCGCAAATCTTCTGCGTGAAATGTTTAATGGAACTTCTACTTTTCTGGCGCGCTATGGCGGAGATGAATTTGTAATCATTATGCAGCAGGGTGAAGAAGGCGCTGCTGGGCAAGTTATTCGAAAAATCAAGAATAATTTCGCTGATTTTAATGAATCAAGACAGTTTCCGTTCCAACTTTCTGTCAGCGCCGGCTACGCGATATCAAGTATAAAAGGGGTTAACAGAACGGCAAACCTTTTTAAAGAAGCAGATGAGAACATGTACCATGATAAAACCTTGTATCATCGTGAAGAGCAGACATAG
- a CDS encoding LuxR C-terminal-related transcriptional regulator: MKNDRHNGILYKNIDNRSLSIIVFSLIFAWILSFPFEGQILYSLTEMFQIEPHRMVFGAIISHFAGLFLCGFFVKNIQAAKKTMFLSILLCILGSFVYFSKPGAPWQLTLILISFIAGICVAAWGFFLKKFTPKNERIKTTADVLIYSNIIMIVLDMATVYISAYVGLSLSIAILALALLFVAKLPTVEANTEHQELPNDTKNAVSITKPLLLLYLFIVIITINSGLMYQVMNPAFSHLEWLTSWYWAIPYIVALYIMRNLSRERNRTYILYIGITMIGFSFITFAILDKSWQSYLVVDTLMLGACGIYDLFWWSILGEMLDFDENPAKVFGIGLSANVLGVLLGGVIGNVINGAGRDISTMLLALGVVCVTFTILPLLHKYLSEILSDHAYLTMVLSTPQEKREMAVKNLIELGGLTEREEEIVELLLAGKTYKTIGSELYISENTVKTHVKKIYSKLNIRNRTELINLMLEQHSAMRKESK; this comes from the coding sequence ATGAAGAATGACAGACATAATGGAATTTTATATAAAAACATCGATAATCGCAGTTTATCGATTATTGTGTTTTCACTTATTTTCGCTTGGATACTTTCTTTTCCTTTCGAAGGCCAGATTCTGTATTCACTTACCGAAATGTTTCAGATTGAGCCTCACAGAATGGTTTTTGGAGCTATTATATCCCATTTTGCAGGATTGTTTTTATGCGGATTTTTTGTGAAAAATATACAAGCGGCAAAGAAAACAATGTTTCTTTCTATTCTTTTGTGTATTTTAGGAAGTTTTGTATATTTTTCAAAGCCCGGAGCCCCATGGCAACTTACACTTATTTTAATTTCATTTATAGCGGGGATATGTGTAGCTGCATGGGGGTTTTTCTTAAAAAAATTTACTCCAAAGAATGAGCGAATAAAGACGACTGCTGATGTTCTTATATATTCAAACATTATTATGATAGTTTTGGATATGGCAACAGTCTATATATCTGCTTATGTTGGTCTTTCGCTATCTATTGCCATACTTGCTTTAGCGCTTTTATTTGTAGCTAAATTACCAACGGTTGAAGCTAATACAGAACATCAAGAACTTCCCAATGACACCAAAAATGCTGTTAGTATTACAAAACCCCTTCTATTGTTATACCTGTTTATTGTGATAATTACGATAAATTCGGGATTAATGTATCAAGTAATGAATCCGGCGTTCTCACACCTTGAATGGCTCACAAGCTGGTATTGGGCTATTCCGTATATCGTAGCGCTGTATATTATGAGAAATTTGTCTAGAGAAAGAAATAGGACTTATATTTTATATATAGGAATAACGATGATAGGTTTTTCTTTTATAACTTTTGCGATTTTAGATAAATCATGGCAAAGTTATTTAGTTGTAGATACATTAATGCTGGGAGCATGCGGCATATACGATTTATTTTGGTGGAGTATTTTAGGGGAGATGTTGGATTTTGACGAAAATCCGGCTAAAGTTTTTGGAATTGGCCTTTCGGCTAATGTTTTAGGCGTACTACTTGGCGGCGTGATAGGTAACGTCATAAATGGTGCGGGTCGGGATATAAGCACGATGCTGTTGGCTCTTGGCGTTGTATGCGTGACTTTCACAATTCTTCCACTGCTGCACAAATATCTATCCGAGATATTAAGCGATCATGCATATCTTACGATGGTTTTGAGCACACCTCAAGAGAAGCGTGAAATGGCTGTAAAAAATTTGATTGAGCTTGGAGGTTTAACTGAAAGAGAAGAAGAAATAGTAGAATTGCTTTTAGCAGGAAAAACGTACAAGACAATCGGCTCAGAGCTTTACATAAGCGAAAATACAGTAAAAACCCATGTAAAGAAAATCTATTCAAAGCTTAATATACGAAACCGCACAGAACTTATCAATTTAATGCTTGAACAACACAGTGCGATGCGAAAGGAATCGAAATAG
- a CDS encoding rubredoxin — MRKYRCPICGYTYDEAIGIPEKGIAPGTKWEDLPEDFACPWCGAVKLLFTEVKEMKTETEPLPQYAPSSEEFEESEDLTAGELAAIFSNLAKGCDKQHLWEERDLFNTLSEYYTRKAAKENAGDFSEIVELLEKDLSESLTKATSTAKANADRGALRALVWSEKVSRMAKSLLERYAKEQDAMLENTKIYVCDICGFIYIGDNLPEICPVCKVPNFKILQVARR; from the coding sequence ATGAGGAAATACAGATGTCCAATTTGCGGGTATACATATGATGAAGCTATCGGCATACCTGAAAAGGGCATTGCTCCCGGAACGAAATGGGAGGATCTGCCGGAAGATTTTGCGTGTCCATGGTGTGGCGCGGTTAAACTATTATTTACTGAAGTCAAGGAAATGAAGACAGAAACTGAACCATTGCCACAATACGCACCTTCGAGCGAGGAATTTGAAGAATCAGAAGACCTTACAGCAGGCGAACTTGCTGCTATATTCTCGAATCTTGCAAAGGGATGTGACAAACAGCACCTTTGGGAAGAAAGGGATTTATTTAATACGCTAAGCGAGTATTATACAAGAAAAGCGGCAAAAGAAAATGCCGGAGACTTTAGCGAAATCGTAGAGCTGTTAGAAAAAGATCTTTCAGAAAGCCTTACAAAAGCAACTTCGACAGCAAAAGCGAATGCTGACAGGGGAGCTCTAAGGGCATTAGTATGGAGCGAAAAAGTTAGCCGTATGGCTAAATCTCTTCTTGAGCGCTACGCAAAAGAGCAGGATGCAATGCTGGAAAATACTAAAATTTATGTATGCGATATTTGCGGTTTTATATACATAGGTGATAACCTGCCGGAAATTTGTCCTGTGTGCAAGGTCCCGAATTTTAAAATTCTGCAGGTTGCAAGGAGGTAA
- a CDS encoding ArsR/SmtB family transcription factor: MAKKIQPIERCDSDVIHEEIVNKVREKMPQEETLYDLAELFKVFGDSTRIKILWALDESEMCVCDIAFLLNMTQSAISHQLRVLKQAGLVKSRREGKIVFYSLEDEHVKQIFDQGLIHISEESK, from the coding sequence ATGGCAAAAAAAATTCAACCAATTGAAAGATGCGACTCTGATGTAATACATGAGGAAATTGTAAATAAAGTGCGAGAAAAAATGCCTCAAGAAGAAACTCTATATGATCTAGCAGAACTATTTAAAGTTTTTGGAGATTCAACAAGAATTAAGATACTCTGGGCATTAGATGAATCAGAGATGTGCGTTTGCGATATTGCATTCTTATTAAATATGACCCAATCAGCAATTTCACATCAGCTAAGAGTCTTAAAGCAGGCTGGACTAGTAAAGAGCAGAAGAGAAGGAAAGATTGTATTCTACTCTCTTGAAGATGAACATGTAAAGCAAATATTTGACCAGGGATTAATTCATATTTCAGAAGAAAGTAAGTAA
- a CDS encoding arsenate reductase ArsC has translation MNKPKVAFICIHNSCRSQIAEALGKLLAADVFESFSAGTQLKDRINPDAVRLMKELYGIDMEKTQRPKLLKELPPDIDVVVTMGCDVECPYLPSKRREDWGLDDPTGKPDDEFIAIIKKIESKIQSLKAELSAS, from the coding sequence TTGAATAAACCAAAAGTTGCATTTATATGCATTCACAATTCTTGCCGCAGCCAGATAGCCGAAGCCCTCGGAAAACTACTTGCCGCCGATGTATTTGAGAGCTTTTCTGCCGGCACGCAATTAAAAGATCGTATAAATCCAGATGCAGTTCGCCTTATGAAAGAACTTTATGGGATTGATATGGAAAAAACTCAGCGGCCCAAATTACTTAAAGAACTTCCTCCTGATATAGATGTGGTTGTAACTATGGGTTGCGATGTAGAATGCCCATACTTACCATCCAAACGCCGCGAGGATTGGGGGCTGGACGATCCGACCGGAAAGCCGGATGATGAATTTATCGCTATAATTAAGAAAATTGAATCGAAAATTCAATCATTAAAAGCTGAACTTTCAGCCTCATAA
- the lspA gene encoding signal peptidase II translates to MFYIFIITILTGIDQWTKYLIETQLKPIGAIPIVKDIFHLTYARNTGAAFSILRDKQAFLILVTTIVVGALIYYLIKILKTGEVAFKLSLAIIIGGALGNLIDRVRLNYVTDFLDFTLINYPIFNLADVFVVSGVVMLSYMLLFKGDMPKISKM, encoded by the coding sequence ATGTTCTATATTTTTATTATCACAATATTGACAGGGATTGATCAGTGGACTAAATATCTTATAGAAACACAATTAAAACCGATAGGTGCTATACCCATAGTTAAAGATATATTCCATTTGACTTATGCAAGGAATACAGGAGCAGCTTTTAGCATATTGAGGGATAAGCAGGCATTTTTAATATTAGTCACAACCATTGTTGTTGGCGCATTAATATACTATTTGATAAAAATATTAAAGACAGGAGAAGTAGCCTTTAAGCTATCCTTGGCGATAATTATTGGTGGAGCTTTAGGAAATCTTATCGATAGAGTTAGATTGAACTATGTAACCGACTTTCTCGATTTCACACTAATTAATTACCCCATATTTAATTTAGCAGACGTATTTGTAGTTTCAGGAGTTGTCATGCTTTCATATATGCTTTTGTTTAAAGGAGATATGCCCAAAATCTCAAAGATGTGA
- a CDS encoding Csac_0668 family 2Fe-2S cluster-binding (seleno)protein: protein MGKETLSNYCCGNLGESSCEVEKNNFCPVCEKQGTLVKNITVKHMVLNELTEQIGDNDYYLCMNEECDITYYNTKFNVKFNKQQVKVPIWFKKDADPKYACYCSEVTEDQVIEAVVKHGAKTVKEVNAITGAMKNSNCKENNPLGVCCHKIIQEAIDKGLK, encoded by the coding sequence ATGGGAAAGGAAACTTTGAGTAATTATTGTTGCGGAAATTTAGGAGAATCATCTTGTGAGGTAGAAAAGAACAATTTTTGTCCTGTATGCGAAAAACAAGGTACTCTTGTTAAAAACATTACAGTAAAGCATATGGTACTTAACGAGTTAACGGAACAAATCGGTGATAACGATTATTATTTATGTATGAATGAGGAATGTGATATTACTTACTATAATACGAAATTTAATGTTAAGTTTAATAAACAACAGGTTAAAGTCCCAATATGGTTTAAGAAAGATGCAGATCCTAAGTATGCTTGTTATTGCAGCGAAGTCACAGAAGATCAGGTAATTGAAGCAGTTGTAAAGCATGGCGCGAAAACCGTAAAAGAAGTGAATGCCATAACTGGGGCAATGAAAAATTCTAATTGTAAAGAAAACAATCCGTTGGGAGTATGTTGCCATAAGATTATTCAGGAAGCTATCGATAAAGGCTTAAAGTAA